A stretch of Acidobacteriota bacterium DNA encodes these proteins:
- a CDS encoding STAS domain-containing protein, which translates to MTIVEQRVADVTILRLKGRLELDEGDVMLRDHVNRLVAEGRVQLLIDMKDVTRMDSAGIGMLAGKFMTVKRRGGAMHLLNLTARTGRLMHITKLETIFEIFHDEDEALRSFG; encoded by the coding sequence ATGACAATCGTGGAGCAACGCGTCGCTGATGTGACGATCCTCCGGCTCAAGGGCCGGCTCGAACTCGATGAAGGCGACGTCATGCTGCGGGATCATGTCAACCGCCTGGTGGCCGAAGGCCGGGTGCAGCTGCTGATTGACATGAAAGACGTGACCCGCATGGACAGCGCCGGCATCGGCATGCTCGCCGGCAAGTTCATGACGGTCAAAAGGCGCGGCGGTGCCATGCACCTGCTGAACCTGACGGCCCGCACCGGCCGCCTGATGCACATCACCAAGCTCGAGACGATCTTCGAGATCTTTCACGACGAAGACGAAGCGCTGCGCAGCTTCGGGTAG
- a CDS encoding response regulator, which produces MAVTAPATGRRILLVDDDRGLRHVLSTLLTDVGHTLVSAADGPEALAQLEQGGFDIVLLDLGLPGINGLEMLAHARALPNPPLVIVMTADDTSATLLEAVRRQAYRYLRKPFAPNEVVSIIAGAMATAPHAALSIEVVSARPEWLEVIAPCSLEMADRIQSFVMHLEADLPEAIRESVAQAFRELLTNAIEWGGKLDTTKTVRISCVRARRMLLYRISDPGKGFDIDRLKHAAISNPDGDPLKHFAEREEKGIRPGGFGLAMTRSLVDELIYNEARNEVILIKYLD; this is translated from the coding sequence ATGGCCGTCACCGCCCCTGCCACCGGCCGTCGCATCCTGCTCGTCGATGACGACCGCGGGTTGCGCCACGTGCTCTCCACTCTCCTGACCGACGTCGGACATACGCTGGTGTCAGCCGCCGATGGCCCTGAAGCCCTGGCCCAACTCGAACAAGGCGGTTTCGATATCGTCCTGCTCGATCTCGGGCTGCCCGGCATCAACGGCCTGGAAATGCTGGCGCACGCCCGCGCCCTGCCCAATCCGCCCCTCGTGATCGTGATGACGGCCGACGACACGTCGGCCACGCTGCTCGAAGCGGTGCGTCGGCAGGCGTATCGCTATTTGCGCAAACCCTTCGCGCCCAACGAGGTGGTGTCGATCATTGCCGGCGCCATGGCCACGGCGCCACACGCGGCCCTCTCGATCGAAGTGGTGTCGGCCCGGCCGGAGTGGCTTGAAGTCATCGCGCCGTGTTCGCTCGAAATGGCCGACCGCATCCAGTCCTTCGTGATGCATCTGGAAGCCGACCTTCCCGAAGCCATCCGGGAATCTGTGGCCCAGGCCTTCCGTGAGTTGCTGACGAACGCCATTGAATGGGGCGGCAAACTCGATACCACGAAGACGGTCAGGATTTCATGCGTTCGCGCCAGACGGATGCTCCTGTATCGCATCTCGGATCCGGGCAAGGGCTTTGACATCGATCGGCTGAAACACGCGGCCATCTCGAATCCCGACGGCGATCCACTCAAACACTTTGCCGAGCGCGAGGAAAAGGGCATCAGGCCTGGCGGGTTCGGTCTGGCCATGACCCGGTCCCTCGTGGACGAATTGATCTACAACGAAGCGCGGAATGAAGTGATTCTCATCAAGTATCTCGATTGA